A part of Microthrixaceae bacterium genomic DNA contains:
- a CDS encoding DEAD/DEAH box helicase family protein: MAVRGFLDIPEALWVAQNELAFAFADRFPVSPGHTLVVTRRLVSDWWAATPTEKLAVLELIEKVKAQLDESHHPDGYNIGFNAGQAAGQTVFHLHVHVIPRYQGDMEDPRGGVRHVIPHRGNYLRRTASQAPGPDTATAPPASSSSPPSPSPHPRLVTPSEGQMRVELVRSLARTDFDRIDLLVSFLMRSGVDLLAAHVDEALARGVRIRVLTTDYLHITDPAALGFFLDRVGTTPEGGALDVKVFSDAATNFHPKAYLFSSSRSAEGVALVGSSNLSRSGLELGIEWNLMVQRIDALHDEFESLWSDPRATTVTTDWLRSYDQRRLLSPRFWTEAASPVPPPEPGERSGQGGSDSADGPDGPGGLDGRGRPDGLGDSPGLVATSPDATGVLPTSGSGSSPRPTAVQAEALAALTATRIEGNTAGLVVLATGLGKTWLAAFDSTRPEFRRTLFVAHRKEILLQARDVYRRIMPTRSLTLFAGEEQDMSGDVVFASIQSLHRHLEGIDAGAFDYVVVDEFHHAEAPTYRRTIGHLRPRFLLGLTATPDRTDSADLMALCSDNLVYECGLTEGIRRNLLSPFIYRAIRDVADYEQIPWRSQRFDPAELTVQLETEQRARQVYDEWVKLGGNSRRAIGFCCSITHAQYMADFYSAHGVDALAVHSGPDSAPRAETLERFRAGQIRVLFTVDLFNEGVDIPDLDVVMLLRPTESPVVFLQQIGRGLRRSPGKERLDVVDLVGNHRSFLVKAHLLAALVGARPATNREAVEVLGSDMTTLPEGCSIIVDTEVVEMLRALTAPDRRQDRLRATLDAWRSLHGDRRPTALELSLATGTAHELKSMGGWFGGLGALGELSGEEAAVLAAVPDLLAYVEHGSYTKCFKLITLRVLTDNDSLRDGMDLADLALASRWAIDRDARLRQDLTDAAFATPLRPTAAEWQAYWRKNPIAALTRTPQGREEPFFSLHEDRLTLVSQVPDHLWPTLTAMITELVDYRLHRYLESRSTRRPGEQRKPLDPSGTPLDATFTLEDVDGIPTAVYFGSAGGSASSRSARNTDYVAGVDVVLARMRDLDIVIEDAYVDSTTVSALTLTDRRLSPHDGASYPIQLRDVEDLAALRRALLRSMARVGQPPGTTSSGNSRKAMRLVISGASTHSPRELADTLAGLPPEPGLDVMTS; encoded by the coding sequence GTGGCGGTGAGGGGGTTTCTCGACATTCCCGAGGCGCTGTGGGTCGCCCAAAACGAATTGGCGTTCGCGTTCGCTGACCGGTTCCCGGTCAGCCCGGGCCACACGCTCGTCGTCACCCGCCGGCTGGTATCGGACTGGTGGGCGGCTACGCCGACCGAGAAGCTGGCGGTGCTCGAACTCATCGAGAAGGTCAAGGCCCAACTCGATGAGTCGCACCATCCGGACGGCTACAACATCGGCTTCAACGCTGGCCAGGCAGCGGGACAGACCGTGTTCCACCTTCACGTACACGTGATTCCCCGCTACCAGGGCGACATGGAGGATCCCCGGGGCGGTGTCCGCCACGTCATCCCCCACCGCGGCAACTACCTGAGACGTACGGCCTCGCAGGCTCCTGGCCCTGATACGGCCACGGCCCCGCCAGCGTCGTCGTCGTCGCCGCCGTCGCCGTCGCCGCATCCTCGGCTGGTCACCCCGTCGGAAGGTCAGATGCGCGTCGAACTGGTTCGAAGCCTGGCCCGGACCGACTTCGACCGGATCGACCTGCTGGTGAGCTTCCTCATGCGCTCGGGCGTGGATCTCCTCGCCGCCCACGTGGATGAGGCGCTGGCTCGTGGAGTTCGGATCAGGGTTCTCACCACCGACTATCTGCACATCACCGACCCCGCAGCCCTGGGCTTCTTCCTCGACCGGGTTGGGACCACCCCCGAAGGCGGGGCCCTCGACGTGAAGGTGTTCTCCGATGCCGCCACCAACTTCCATCCCAAGGCCTACCTCTTCTCGTCATCGCGCTCGGCCGAGGGGGTCGCTCTGGTCGGGAGCAGCAACCTGAGCCGATCCGGTCTGGAGCTCGGGATCGAGTGGAACCTGATGGTTCAACGCATCGACGCGCTCCATGACGAGTTCGAGTCGCTGTGGTCGGACCCAAGAGCTACCACCGTGACCACCGACTGGCTGCGGTCCTATGACCAGCGGCGACTCCTCTCACCCAGGTTTTGGACCGAAGCCGCGTCCCCGGTGCCACCACCCGAACCTGGCGAACGCTCCGGTCAGGGCGGGTCGGACAGCGCGGACGGGCCGGACGGACCGGGCGGACTGGACGGGCGGGGCCGACCGGACGGGCTGGGCGACAGCCCCGGGTTGGTCGCCACTTCGCCCGACGCCACCGGCGTCTTGCCGACATCGGGTTCAGGCTCCTCACCACGTCCGACTGCGGTGCAGGCCGAAGCCCTAGCCGCGCTCACCGCCACCCGGATCGAGGGGAACACCGCCGGGCTGGTGGTGCTGGCTACCGGCCTGGGCAAAACCTGGCTGGCGGCATTCGACTCGACCCGCCCCGAGTTCAGACGGACGCTGTTCGTCGCCCACCGAAAAGAGATCCTCCTTCAAGCCCGAGACGTCTATCGCCGGATCATGCCCACCCGTTCCCTGACCCTGTTCGCCGGGGAGGAGCAGGACATGAGCGGCGATGTGGTGTTCGCCAGCATCCAGTCACTCCACCGCCACCTCGAAGGGATCGATGCCGGGGCCTTCGATTACGTGGTCGTAGACGAGTTCCACCACGCCGAGGCTCCCACCTACCGACGAACCATCGGGCATCTCCGACCCCGGTTCCTGCTCGGGCTCACCGCCACGCCCGATCGCACCGATTCCGCCGACCTCATGGCGCTGTGTTCGGACAACCTGGTCTACGAATGCGGACTGACCGAAGGCATCCGCCGGAACCTCCTCAGCCCATTCATCTACCGCGCCATCCGTGACGTGGCGGACTACGAGCAGATCCCCTGGCGGAGCCAACGGTTCGATCCGGCCGAGTTGACCGTCCAACTCGAGACCGAGCAGCGGGCCCGACAGGTCTACGACGAATGGGTCAAGCTTGGCGGTAACAGTCGCCGTGCCATCGGCTTCTGTTGCTCGATCACCCACGCCCAGTACATGGCCGACTTCTACAGCGCGCACGGGGTGGATGCCCTGGCCGTGCATTCCGGGCCCGACTCGGCTCCGCGAGCCGAGACCCTGGAGCGGTTCCGCGCCGGTCAGATCCGGGTGCTGTTCACCGTCGACCTGTTCAACGAGGGGGTGGACATCCCCGACCTCGACGTGGTGATGCTGCTGCGCCCGACCGAGTCGCCGGTGGTCTTCCTCCAACAGATCGGCCGAGGACTGCGTCGCTCTCCGGGTAAAGAGCGCCTGGACGTGGTCGACCTGGTGGGCAACCACCGCTCCTTCCTCGTCAAGGCCCATCTGTTGGCAGCACTGGTCGGCGCTCGGCCGGCCACCAACCGCGAAGCGGTGGAGGTGTTGGGTTCAGACATGACCACCCTGCCCGAGGGGTGTTCGATCATCGTCGACACCGAGGTGGTCGAAATGTTGCGGGCCCTGACCGCCCCGGACCGTCGCCAGGACCGTCTCCGAGCCACACTCGACGCCTGGCGCTCCCTGCACGGCGACCGTCGCCCCACAGCTCTCGAACTGTCGCTCGCCACCGGCACGGCCCATGAGCTGAAATCAATGGGCGGCTGGTTCGGTGGCCTCGGCGCCCTCGGCGAGCTGTCGGGTGAGGAGGCAGCGGTCCTGGCCGCAGTACCGGACCTGCTCGCCTACGTGGAGCATGGCAGTTACACGAAGTGCTTCAAACTGATCACCCTCCGGGTCCTCACCGACAACGACTCGCTGCGCGACGGCATGGATCTTGCCGACCTCGCCCTGGCTTCGCGCTGGGCGATCGACCGTGACGCACGGCTCCGCCAGGACCTGACCGATGCCGCCTTCGCCACTCCGCTCCGGCCGACCGCGGCCGAGTGGCAGGCCTACTGGCGCAAGAACCCGATAGCGGCACTGACCCGCACCCCCCAGGGCCGTGAGGAGCCGTTCTTCTCACTTCACGAAGACCGTCTCACCCTCGTGTCCCAGGTGCCGGACCACCTGTGGCCGACCCTCACCGCCATGATCACCGAGCTGGTCGATTACCGCCTCCACCGATACCTGGAGTCCCGCTCCACCCGCCGCCCAGGAGAACAACGCAAACCCCTGGACCCCTCCGGAACCCCACTGGACGCCACATTCACCCTTGAAGATGTGGACGGCATCCCTACGGCGGTCTACTTCGGATCAGCCGGCGGAAGTGCCTCGAGTCGTTCAGCTCGAAACACGGATTACGTGGCCGGAGTCGACGTGGTCCTTGCGCGAATGCGTGACCTGGACATCGTGATCGAGGACGCATACGTGGACAGCACCACGGTCTCCGCGCTCACGTTGACCGACCGCAGACTCAGCCCCCACGATGGCGCCAGCTACCCGATCCAACTTCGCGATGTGGAGGATCTGGCCGCGCTGCGGAGGGCGCTGCTGCGCTCGATGGCCCGGGTCGGACAGCCGCCGGGAACAACCTCGAGCGGCAACAGCCGTAAGGCGATGCGCCTCGTCATCTCCGGGGCCTCGACTCACTCCCCACGCGAACTGGCCGACACCCTTGCGGGCCTCCCGCCTGAACCAGGTCTCGACGTAATGACCTCATGA
- a CDS encoding VapC toxin family PIN domain ribonuclease: MAQKVIAAGGDWSLVRGLLSSYDVVIEPVLEVDAEWAATRWRRGEGLSLGDRLCLALGHRLGLAVLTADQSWGENEEIRQIR, encoded by the coding sequence GTGGCACAGAAGGTCATCGCGGCGGGTGGGGACTGGTCTCTGGTTCGGGGGCTTCTGTCCAGCTACGACGTGGTGATCGAACCGGTACTGGAGGTCGACGCTGAATGGGCGGCCACGCGCTGGCGTCGAGGTGAGGGGTTGTCGCTCGGTGACCGCCTCTGCCTCGCCCTCGGGCACCGACTCGGGTTGGCGGTCCTGACCGCCGATCAATCGTGGGGAGAGAACGAGGAGATCCGCCAAATCCGCTGA
- a CDS encoding HNH endonuclease translates to MFSPTAQPVNITSPQRFFTGGWRRAVEIRDRHCQHPTCDVPAEYCHVDHITEHTDGGTTSIDNGRLLCPRHNHQRPGRRPPAARRSAANPDDDPDQPG, encoded by the coding sequence GTGTTCTCCCCCACCGCTCAACCCGTCAACATCACCAGCCCCCAACGATTCTTCACCGGCGGATGGCGACGAGCGGTCGAAATCAGAGACCGCCACTGCCAGCACCCCACCTGCGACGTACCAGCCGAGTACTGCCACGTCGACCACATCACCGAACACACCGACGGCGGCACCACCAGCATCGACAACGGCCGCCTCCTATGCCCCCGCCACAACCACCAACGCCCCGGCCGCAGACCACCAGCCGCCCGAAGGTCAGCCGCCAACCCCGACGACGACCCTGACCAACCCGGGTGA
- a CDS encoding VWD domain-containing protein codes for MLLATVLLASGCSSSGDAKDDSAPTPRSGDTAPASASDVALDGQVVGEEGYEDVVQPEWVPSTIAEEVALREDTDGLDAQVAVDLFDLAFGEMPGATTSELTEPGPVSTTRALGLVEQFKSDLTPEQRSRVAEVLAQFGPGIPVTPEDASIPLPPEWGSGLSGDSTDGEATPTTMEESPLDPIPGPSSIPVPPTSSPAGPGIRQSFSRSAASSGTVSAAAAEPDAELKKLFTGLVAQIAQGWRTRLGNVGLPNLTLSFSTTPFTTGQGLDAYATASQEDLGCLITFYPSLYDNLGEVGPSYTKFVIAHELFHCVQFEWAPTVYASSPQWVIEGGADFAGLDYYRKQVQPDEFFLAWFAAREAPLSARSYSGAGLWEAVAAEGLDPYASIKLALRASGSTETVLAQAGLNSPRFLLAWPTRTVRTQAYQHPSWTMPWAGLGEGKHENFDKGRAINLGGTNLSGPSNFSHALQAHVFGSGVDVVTVRNKGRHLVSLANDRENIVLGSDEDIVLCVDEARCACPNGNYGGMRFFNSTDVAVGFSASHEAGMVTMLAEKFDKKKHCKPKRPKGSSDGDPHMITMDGIAYELMAAGEFVLASAPDFDVQIRTAPAATAADRYSLITSVAVRLGDDRVTFTVADYLSDPDEVQVRHNGERGDLAGGTMGGWTLTREDSRNWVLTAADGTGIRLKFRNGFFVEVTPPVATAKQMVGLLGSANGDPLDDVRTAQGVEVNANDPDAIHGRFADSWRVTDQTSLFDYGAGESTDTYTDRDYPGDIEKLATTEFREARRRCHQSMGRAATTPEIDACAFDLVASGRDDYVEAYTELVEQRSDSPSVADEAPPDRPTTTRSGGAEPTTGRPALRLKGKLAPISDPSPPADSELTLRGDVQVPAGSVITLVLECPAGVDYSANIGGPGGGSAVVGLCGDSTPLLDDNDSPHSGEAYVWVPDAGTYEVVLEDNSVAGRTRVVDMAVFVDADPQVDDLTASWRGELSGLGDVATLPIEGGADYETVTLESSSASNLCVTVIQVVDDEVAVPIPTCDSPDETVAAAVGGGTDALLIVHSRDASGGAFRFDRKGT; via the coding sequence GTGCTCCTGGCCACGGTGCTCCTGGCCTCGGGGTGTTCGAGTTCGGGTGATGCCAAGGACGACTCGGCGCCCACCCCACGGTCGGGGGACACCGCGCCAGCATCGGCATCCGACGTGGCTCTGGACGGCCAGGTCGTCGGCGAGGAAGGGTACGAGGACGTCGTGCAGCCCGAATGGGTTCCATCGACCATCGCCGAGGAGGTCGCGCTCAGGGAGGACACCGACGGTCTCGATGCTCAGGTTGCGGTGGACCTGTTCGACCTGGCGTTCGGCGAAATGCCGGGGGCGACCACCTCTGAGCTCACCGAACCTGGCCCGGTGTCAACGACGCGAGCACTGGGCCTGGTCGAGCAGTTCAAGAGCGACCTCACGCCCGAGCAGCGGTCCCGCGTGGCTGAGGTGCTGGCTCAGTTCGGTCCGGGAATCCCGGTGACGCCCGAAGATGCGTCCATCCCGCTACCACCGGAATGGGGATCTGGCCTGAGTGGTGACTCGACCGATGGCGAGGCGACGCCGACCACGATGGAGGAATCACCGCTCGACCCGATCCCGGGCCCGTCGTCGATCCCTGTGCCCCCGACCTCGTCGCCAGCCGGGCCAGGGATTCGGCAGTCCTTCTCCCGGTCCGCCGCATCGTCGGGCACGGTCAGCGCCGCCGCGGCCGAACCTGACGCGGAGCTAAAGAAGCTCTTCACCGGCCTCGTCGCCCAGATCGCCCAGGGGTGGAGGACTCGTCTCGGCAACGTCGGGTTGCCCAACCTGACACTCAGCTTTTCGACGACACCGTTCACCACCGGACAGGGTCTGGACGCCTACGCCACGGCCAGCCAGGAGGATCTGGGCTGCCTCATCACCTTCTACCCGTCGCTCTACGACAACCTTGGCGAGGTAGGCCCGAGCTACACGAAGTTCGTCATCGCTCACGAGTTGTTTCACTGCGTGCAGTTCGAATGGGCGCCCACCGTCTATGCATCCTCACCCCAATGGGTGATAGAGGGCGGGGCCGACTTCGCCGGCCTTGACTACTACCGCAAGCAGGTTCAGCCCGATGAGTTCTTCCTGGCCTGGTTCGCGGCTCGGGAAGCGCCGCTCAGCGCTCGCAGCTACAGCGGCGCCGGATTGTGGGAAGCAGTCGCTGCGGAAGGGCTAGACCCCTACGCCTCGATAAAGCTCGCACTGCGGGCATCGGGATCCACCGAGACTGTCCTGGCTCAGGCGGGCCTCAACTCTCCCCGCTTCTTGCTGGCATGGCCGACGCGAACTGTCCGAACTCAGGCCTATCAACATCCGTCGTGGACGATGCCATGGGCCGGGCTCGGTGAAGGCAAGCACGAGAACTTCGACAAGGGTCGTGCTATCAACCTCGGTGGAACGAACCTCTCCGGACCGTCCAACTTCTCCCACGCGCTGCAAGCGCATGTGTTCGGTTCAGGAGTGGACGTGGTGACGGTGCGCAACAAGGGTCGCCACCTCGTCTCGCTGGCCAACGATCGGGAGAACATCGTCCTCGGCTCCGACGAGGACATCGTCTTGTGCGTCGACGAGGCGCGGTGCGCCTGTCCCAACGGAAACTACGGCGGCATGAGGTTCTTCAACTCGACCGACGTTGCCGTCGGCTTCTCGGCTTCCCACGAGGCCGGGATGGTCACGATGTTGGCCGAGAAGTTCGACAAGAAGAAGCACTGCAAACCGAAGCGACCCAAGGGGTCAAGTGACGGCGATCCCCACATGATCACCATGGATGGGATCGCCTACGAGTTGATGGCGGCGGGGGAGTTCGTGCTGGCCTCCGCTCCCGACTTCGACGTTCAGATCAGGACCGCTCCGGCAGCGACCGCCGCCGACCGATATTCGCTCATCACCTCGGTGGCGGTCCGCCTAGGTGATGACCGGGTCACGTTCACCGTTGCCGATTACCTGTCCGATCCTGACGAGGTTCAAGTGCGACACAACGGCGAACGGGGCGACCTGGCCGGCGGGACCATGGGCGGGTGGACCCTGACACGCGAGGACAGTCGTAACTGGGTCCTGACCGCCGCCGACGGCACTGGGATTCGCCTCAAGTTCAGAAACGGATTCTTCGTGGAGGTGACGCCGCCGGTGGCGACGGCCAAACAGATGGTCGGTCTGCTCGGTTCCGCCAACGGTGACCCGCTCGATGATGTCCGAACCGCCCAAGGTGTCGAGGTCAACGCCAACGATCCCGATGCGATTCATGGTCGATTCGCGGACTCGTGGCGTGTAACCGATCAAACGTCGTTGTTCGATTACGGCGCCGGTGAGTCGACCGACACCTACACCGACCGCGACTACCCCGGAGACATCGAGAAGCTGGCGACCACCGAGTTCCGAGAGGCTCGACGTCGCTGCCACCAGTCCATGGGAAGGGCGGCCACCACACCCGAGATCGACGCATGTGCGTTCGACCTGGTGGCCTCGGGGCGCGACGACTACGTCGAGGCCTACACCGAACTTGTGGAACAACGCAGCGATTCCCCGTCGGTGGCAGACGAAGCGCCGCCCGATCGCCCGACTACGACAAGGTCCGGCGGAGCCGAGCCGACGACAGGCAGGCCGGCACTTCGCCTGAAGGGCAAGCTCGCCCCCATTTCTGATCCGAGCCCGCCAGCCGACTCCGAGCTGACGTTGCGTGGCGATGTGCAGGTACCCGCCGGGTCGGTGATCACATTGGTCCTGGAGTGCCCGGCCGGTGTCGACTACAGCGCCAACATCGGCGGCCCCGGCGGTGGTTCCGCCGTGGTCGGTCTATGCGGCGACTCCACCCCGTTGCTCGATGACAACGACTCGCCCCACTCGGGGGAGGCCTATGTCTGGGTGCCAGACGCGGGTACCTATGAGGTCGTCCTCGAGGACAATTCGGTCGCCGGCAGAACCCGTGTCGTCGATATGGCGGTATTCGTGGACGCCGATCCTCAGGTCGACGATCTCACGGCGTCGTGGCGCGGTGAACTGTCAGGGCTGGGGGACGTGGCGACCCTGCCAATTGAAGGGGGCGCCGACTATGAGACGGTGACCTTGGAATCGTCTTCTGCTTCCAACCTGTGCGTGACCGTCATTCAGGTCGTCGACGACGAGGTCGCGGTTCCGATCCCCACCTGCGATTCGCCCGACGAGACCGTCGCGGCTGCCGTCGGAGGTGGAACCGATGCACTGTTGATCGTTCATTCACGCGACGCTTCAGGCGGTGCCTTCCGCTTTGATCGGAAAGGGACCTGA